The Agrococcus sp. SGAir0287 DNA window CGGTCCCCGCCGCATCCGTCGTGCGCACCGTCGCCGCTCGGTGCGCGGCGCACCCCTGCGGCGCGTCCCTGCCGCGCATCGCGCGCATCCGACCGACGCCGCGGCGCGCACCCTCGACGTGCGGGAGGATCGAGGCGATGCCCCTCCTCGACCACGCACCCTCGCCCTGGGATCCCGACGCCGCGTTCGACGCCTTCGCGGGCTGGGCCTTCGACGAGCGCGGCCTGAGCCTCTACCCGGCGCAGGAGGAGGCCCTCATGGAGATCGTGAGCGGGGCGAACGTCATCCTCGCCACGCCGACGGGCACCGGCAAGTCGCTCGTGGCGATCGGCGCGCACTTCGCCGCCGTCGCGCAAGGAAGGCGAACGTTCTACACCGCGCCGATCAAGGCGCTCGTGAGCGAGAAGTTCTTCGACCTCGTCGGCATCTTCGGCGCCGAGCGCGTCGGCATGGTGACGGGCGACTCGTCCGTGAACCCCGACGCCCCGATCGTCTGCTGCACGGCCGAGATCCTCGCGAACGTCGCGCTGCGGCAGGGCGCGGATGCCGACGTCGGCCAGGTCGTCATGGACGAGTTCCACTTCTACGGCGATCCGCAGCGCGGCTGGGCGTGGCAGGTGCCGCTGCTCGCGCTGCCGCAGGCGCAGTTCGTGCTCATGTCGGCGACGCTCGGCGACGTCACGCGCATCGCCGACGACCTGAGCGCCAGGACGGGCCGCGAGACCGCGCAGGTGACGGGCGTCGAACGACCCGTGCCGCTGCACTTCTCGTACGCCATGACGCCCGTGCACGAGACGATCGACGAGCTGCTCGCCACGCAGCGCTCGCCCGTCTACATCGTGCACTTCTCGCAGGCCGCGGCGCTCGAGCGGGCGCAGGCCCTCACGTCGACGAAGGTCGTGAGCCGCGAGCAGCGGGATCGCATCGCGGACGCGATCGGCGACTTCCGCTTCACGACGCGCTTCGGGCAGACGCTCTCCCGGCTCGTGCGCGCCGGCATCGGCGTGCACCACGCCGGCATGCTGCCGCGCTATCGACGGCTGGTGGAGCAACTCGCGCAGCAGGGGCTGCTGCGCGTCATCTGCGGCACCGACACCCTCGGCGTCGGCATCAACGTGCCCATCCGCACCGTGCTCCTCACGGCGCTCACGAAGTACGACGGGCAGCGCATGCGGCACCTCACCGCCCGCGAGTTCCACCAGATCGCCGGACGCGCGGGGCGGGCAGGCTTCGACACCGCGGGCGACGTCGTCGCCCAGGCGCCCGAGCACGAGGCGGAGAACGCGAAGCAGCTCGCGAAGGTCGGCGACGACCCCAAGAGGCGCCGCAAGCTCGTGCGCAAGAAGGCCCCGGATGGGTTCGTCTCGTGGGGGGAGCCGTCGTTCCAGCGGCTCATCGACGCCGAGCCCGAGCCGCTGCGGTCGCAGATGCAGGTGACGCACGCGATGGTGCTCGGCGTCATCGGTCGCCGCGGCGACGCGTTCGCGGACATGCGCGACCTCATCCGCTCCTCCCACGGCACGCGCCGCGAGCAGCTCGCCCTCGAGCGTCGAGCGCTCGCGATCTACCGCACGCTGCGCACCGCGGGCGTCGTCGAGCAGCATCCCGACCCCGCGGATCCGAGACGGCAGGTCATCCGCCTCACCGTCGACCTCCCGCCGCAGTTCGCCCTCAACCAGCCGCTGTCGCCGTTCGCGCTCGAGGTGATCGACGTGCTGGATCCCGACTCGCCCACGCACCACCTCGACGTCGTGTCCGTCATCGAGGCGACGCTCGACGACCCCCGGCCGATCCTCGCGCAGCAGCAGTTCCTCGCGCGCGGCGAGGCCGTCGCGGCGATGAAGGCCGACGGCATCGACTACGACGAGCGCATGGAGCTGCTCGAGGAGGTCACGCATCCGAAGCCCCTCGAGGAGCTGCTCACCGAGGCGCTGCGCGTCTTCGCGTCGTCGCAGCCGTGGGTCGAGGATGCCGTCCTGTCGCCGAAGTCGGTCGTGCGCGACATGTGGGAGCGGGCGATGACGTTCGCCGAGTACGTGCAGCACTACGGGCTGTCGCGCTCGGAGGGGCTCGTGCTGCGCTACCTGTCGGACGCGTACCGGGCGATCCGGCAGACGGTGCCGGAGGAGGCGAAGGGCGAGGAGCTCGTCGACCTCATCGAATGGCTCGGCGCCGTCGTGCGGCAGGTCGACTCGAGCCTGCTCGACGAGTGGGAGGAGCTGCTCCACCCGACCGACGACGCGGATGCGCCCGTCGCGCCGCCGCCCCCGCCGACGATCGTCGCGAACCCTCGCGCCTTCCGCATCCTCGTGCGCAACGCGCTCTTCCAGCGCGTGCAGCTCGCGGCGCTCGACCGCGTCGACGCGCTCGGGGAGCTCGACGGGCCGCACGGCTTCGACGCCGACGCGTGGGGGGAGGCGCTCGACGCGTACTTCGCCGAGCACGACTCGATCGGCACGGGGGCCGATGCGCGATCGGCGCGCATGCTCGTCGTCGACGAGGGCACGACGGCGTGGGAGGTGCAGCAGATCCTCGCCGACCCGGCCGGCGACCACGACTGGCGCATCTGGGCGACGGTCGATCTCGAGGCGTCGGCGGAGGCGGGCGAGCCCGTCGTGCGCGTGACGCGGGTGGGGCGGATGTAGCGTCTCCAGGAGCGGGTGGTCGCCCCCTACGGCCCTTGAGGTGCGAGCGAAGCGAGCCTCGAAAGGGTCTCGGCGGCGGGATCCCTTCGAGGCTCGCTGCGCTCGCACCTCAGGGAGCGGGTGGGGCTGCGCACGCGACGCGGTCGAGCGATCGGCCTTCGGCGTGCGAGCGGAGGGGCCCGCGTCAGTCGCCCAGCACGTCGTCGAGCGCCGCGATCGCACCCCAGGCGCCGCCCTCGCTGTTCGCGACGACCGCGACCGTCGCATCCGCGTCGGGGTAGTGCCGCACGATCGCACTCGCGCCGACGTTCATCCCCTCCTTGTACAGCGAGCGGATGGACCCGTCCGCCCGCACCTCGATCTCGAGGCCGAAGCCGAAGTGCAGCGCCGAGCCGTCCTCCTCCTCGTGATGCAGCACCTGCGGGGACAGGAACGCGCGCGTCGACGTCGGCGAGAGCAGGCGGCCGGCGCGGATGGCGTCCAGCAGCCGCTCGAGATCCTCGGCCGTGGCATGCATCCCGCCGTCGGGCGAGCCGATGGGCGGGTACGAGTAGACGTTCTGCCGCCAGCCGACGATCGGCCCGTCCTCGACGTCGCGGACGGGCTCCCAGCCCTCGGCGACGTCGGGCTCGGCCTCGGCCATGTGGAAGAAGCCCGAGCGCTCCATGCCCGCCGGGCGCAGCACGTGCTCGACGACGTGCTCGCGGAACGCCGTGCCGGTCACGGCCTCGAGGACGAGACCTGCGAGCACGTAGCCGACGTTGCAGTAGCGGCAGTCGGTGCCCGGCGGCACCCGCGCGGGCTTGAAGGCGAACTGCGGCAGGAAGTCCCGCGTCGTCGTCACCGCGTAGCTCGGGCGGTCGCGCCAGAGCGCCTCGTACGACTCGCCGGCCTCCTCGTCGGCGTCGTCCGCGATGCCGGAGGTGTGGGTGAGCAGGTGCCGCAGCGTGATCGCCGGATCGATGGTCGTGCCCTCGAGGTCGAGGTGGTCGCCGATCGGCGCGTCGAGGTCGAGCACGCCGGCGTCGACCTGCTGCAGCACCGCCACGGCGGTGACGAGCTTCGTGACCGACGCGACGTCGAAGCGCGTCGACGTGGCGACGGGCACGCCCCAGCGACGAGAGGCGACGCCGAAGGCCTCCTCGTAGCGCAGCTCGCCCGCGATCGAGACGCGCACGACACCCGACAGGTCGTCCTCCTCCACCGCCGTGCGGACGGCGATGCGGATGCGGTCGTCGAGGGTCGTGTCGGTCGCGGGATCGGTGCGGGCGGCCATCGGAGGGCTCCTTCGTCGAGGGATGCCCCTCGTCGGCGCCCGTCGGCGACGAGCCCGCCAGGCTACACGGACGCGCCGGGAGCGCCCGGGGCGCGAGGATCCCGCGTCGTCGCGACGGCCGCAGCGCGCTCGCGGTCGCGCTTGCGCAGCGCGGAGATCGCGGCGCTGCGGGCGACGAGCCACTGCAGGATCAGGCTGACGACGAGCGCCGGGAGCCAGACCGGGAGCCAGATCATGAACGTGTCGAACGGGGTGTTGCCCATGGCCGCAGCCTAGGAGCCGGATGCCGGGAGGACGCCGAGCGCGGATGCCCCGGGCTCAGCCGCGGTAAAAGGCCTCCGCCACGCGCGCGAGGCCCGCGAGGTCGGCGACGCCCGCGAGCTCCCGCGCGGAGTGCATCGAGAGGATCGGGATGCCGACGTCGACGGTGCGGATGCCGAGCCGCGTGGCCGTGATCGGGCCGATCGTCGAGCCGCACGGCACCGTGTTGTTCGAGACGAACTCCTGCACCGGCACGCCTGCCGCCGCGCTCCACCCGCGCCAGGCCGCCTCGCCGGCACCGTCGGTCGCGTACCGCTGGTTCGCGTTGATCTTCAGGATGGGGCCGGAGCCGAGCACGGGTCGCACGACGGGGTCGTGCCGCTCGGGGTAGTTCGGATGCACCGAGTGCCCGACGTCGCTCGAGACGTGCCACGACCGGGCCATGGCGCGCATCCGCTCCTCCCGCGTCGCGCCGAGCGCGACGCCGATGCGCTCGAGCACCTCCGCGAGGAAGGGCCCTGCGGCGCCGGTGCGGGTCTCGGAGCCGATCTCCTCGTGGTCGAAGATCGCGAGCATCGGGATGCGGTCGGCCCCGACGCCGTCGGCGGCTGCGGCGAGCGCGACGACGCCCGCGTGCACGCTCGCGAGGTCGTCGAGCCTCCCCGCGGCGAGGAAGACGTCGTCCTTGCCGAACACGACGCCGCGAGCCGCATCCGCCACGGAGAGGTCGTAGCCGCGCACCCGGGCGGGGTCGACGCCCGCGACGCCCGCCAGCTCGCCGATCAGGTCCGCCGACTCCGGGGCGCCGAGGCCCCATACCGGCTGCGTGTGCGCCTGCCGGTCGAGCGTCAGCCCGTCGTTCACCGATCGGTCGAGATGGATGGCGAGCTGCGGCAGCCGCAGCATCGGGCCGGAGTCGACGAGCACCGAGCCGCCATCGTCGAGCACGAGGCGTCCCGCGAGGCGCAGCTCGCGGTCGAGCCACGAGCTCAGCAGCGGCCCGCCGTAGATCTCGACGCCCGCCTGCAGCCATCCGAGCCGACCCGTCGTCGGCTGCGGCTTCAGCACGAAGCCGGGGGAGTCGGTGTGCGCGCCGAGGATGCGCACGGGCGTCGTCGCGGTCGCGCCATCCGGCACGATCCAGGCGATCGCGGCGCCGTCGCGCACCACGAGGTAGCGGCCGGGCGTCGTCGGCCACGCCTCCGCCTCGTCGAGCGGCTCGAACCCGACCTCGACGAGCCGCCTGGCCACCTCGGCGGCGGCGTGCAGCGCGGAGGGGGATGCTGCGACGAGGTCGGCGAGATCCCGAGCGTGGGCGATCGGATCGGCGGCAGCGGGCACGGGCGGACCTCCATCGGCGGCGGGGACCCGTCCACGCTATCGCTGCGTCGCGGCCCCCTCGGCGGCGCGGCGGCGCGGCCGGACGAGCCGGGCGACGAGACGCCAGCCGACGAGCAGGAGCAGCAGCGTCAGCGTCGCGACGACGACGAATGCGGTGGCGGTGCCCTCGCCGAGCAGCACGCGGCCGAGCATGCCGCCCGCGACCGTCACGATCCAGATCGGCACGCCGGCGCGCAC harbors:
- a CDS encoding DEAD/DEAH box helicase; translated protein: MPLLDHAPSPWDPDAAFDAFAGWAFDERGLSLYPAQEEALMEIVSGANVILATPTGTGKSLVAIGAHFAAVAQGRRTFYTAPIKALVSEKFFDLVGIFGAERVGMVTGDSSVNPDAPIVCCTAEILANVALRQGADADVGQVVMDEFHFYGDPQRGWAWQVPLLALPQAQFVLMSATLGDVTRIADDLSARTGRETAQVTGVERPVPLHFSYAMTPVHETIDELLATQRSPVYIVHFSQAAALERAQALTSTKVVSREQRDRIADAIGDFRFTTRFGQTLSRLVRAGIGVHHAGMLPRYRRLVEQLAQQGLLRVICGTDTLGVGINVPIRTVLLTALTKYDGQRMRHLTAREFHQIAGRAGRAGFDTAGDVVAQAPEHEAENAKQLAKVGDDPKRRRKLVRKKAPDGFVSWGEPSFQRLIDAEPEPLRSQMQVTHAMVLGVIGRRGDAFADMRDLIRSSHGTRREQLALERRALAIYRTLRTAGVVEQHPDPADPRRQVIRLTVDLPPQFALNQPLSPFALEVIDVLDPDSPTHHLDVVSVIEATLDDPRPILAQQQFLARGEAVAAMKADGIDYDERMELLEEVTHPKPLEELLTEALRVFASSQPWVEDAVLSPKSVVRDMWERAMTFAEYVQHYGLSRSEGLVLRYLSDAYRAIRQTVPEEAKGEELVDLIEWLGAVVRQVDSSLLDEWEELLHPTDDADAPVAPPPPPTIVANPRAFRILVRNALFQRVQLAALDRVDALGELDGPHGFDADAWGEALDAYFAEHDSIGTGADARSARMLVVDEGTTAWEVQQILADPAGDHDWRIWATVDLEASAEAGEPVVRVTRVGRM
- a CDS encoding serine hydrolase domain-containing protein, translated to MAARTDPATDTTLDDRIRIAVRTAVEEDDLSGVVRVSIAGELRYEEAFGVASRRWGVPVATSTRFDVASVTKLVTAVAVLQQVDAGVLDLDAPIGDHLDLEGTTIDPAITLRHLLTHTSGIADDADEEAGESYEALWRDRPSYAVTTTRDFLPQFAFKPARVPPGTDCRYCNVGYVLAGLVLEAVTGTAFREHVVEHVLRPAGMERSGFFHMAEAEPDVAEGWEPVRDVEDGPIVGWRQNVYSYPPIGSPDGGMHATAEDLERLLDAIRAGRLLSPTSTRAFLSPQVLHHEEEDGSALHFGFGLEIEVRADGSIRSLYKEGMNVGASAIVRHYPDADATVAVVANSEGGAWGAIAALDDVLGD
- a CDS encoding M18 family aminopeptidase encodes the protein MPAAADPIAHARDLADLVAASPSALHAAAEVARRLVEVGFEPLDEAEAWPTTPGRYLVVRDGAAIAWIVPDGATATTPVRILGAHTDSPGFVLKPQPTTGRLGWLQAGVEIYGGPLLSSWLDRELRLAGRLVLDDGGSVLVDSGPMLRLPQLAIHLDRSVNDGLTLDRQAHTQPVWGLGAPESADLIGELAGVAGVDPARVRGYDLSVADAARGVVFGKDDVFLAAGRLDDLASVHAGVVALAAAADGVGADRIPMLAIFDHEEIGSETRTGAAGPFLAEVLERIGVALGATREERMRAMARSWHVSSDVGHSVHPNYPERHDPVVRPVLGSGPILKINANQRYATDGAGEAAWRGWSAAAGVPVQEFVSNNTVPCGSTIGPITATRLGIRTVDVGIPILSMHSARELAGVADLAGLARVAEAFYRG
- a CDS encoding DUF3054 domain-containing protein, which produces MAARIRARRVAIAATIDLVAVVLFAAVGRASHGSSTLVGVVTTAAPFVSALAVAWLASLAWRRPVAPVRAGVPIWIVTVAGGMLGRVLLGEGTATAFVVVATLTLLLLLVGWRLVARLVRPRRRAAEGAATQR